ACAACAAGCTAAGCTCAGTTAAATTTAAGACAGGTCGCAACGAGATTGGACTGGTAAACGGCTCTATTAACGACCTATTAGATCGTATCCAATCTAACGAAGGTAAGCTTGCCAATATCAATCAGCAGCTAGAAATTAAAGTAGAAGAACGTACTGCTGAGCTGCAAGATACGCTAAAAGAGCTGAAAAACTCACAGCTGCAATTGATTCGTTCAGAAAAAATGGCGACGTTAGGTCAAATGGTTGCTGGTGTTGCTCATGAAGTAAATACGCCATTATCTTATGTGCAAAATAACCTTGAAATTATCGGACAGCTAACTGAGCAATACGAAGAGCTGATTGAACTGGTACAAGGGTTAAAAGCCGTTAAAACTGATGCCGCTGCTGATGGCAAAATTGACAAGCTATTGGCAGATATCGTCCGTGCGTCTGATGAAATCCAAGAAGATGATTTGTCCGCTGAGCTAAAAGAGCTGATTAAAGACTCGCTATTTGGCGTCGAGCAAATCACCGAGATGGTGCTTAATCTTCGTAACTTTGCCCGTCTTGATGAGTCAAAAGTGAAGACCATTGATGTGCGCGAATGTATCGAAGCCTCGCTGAAAATCGCGGGTAACTCTATCAGACATCAAGAGATTGTCACTGATTTTGCGCCGACACCTGAAATTAAATGCTCACCGTCACAGATTAACCAAGTCTTGGTGAACTTGCTTAATAACGCCGCGCAAGCCATGGGCGAAAAATCTGATGGCAAAATCGAAGTGCGCACCCGTGCCGATGACAGCAATGTTTATGTTGATGTCATTGATAACGGTAAAGGCATGAGCTCAGAAGTGCTCAGTCAGATATTTGAGCCGTTCTTTACCACTAAAGGCGCAGGCGAAGGTACTGGTCTTGGTATGGCAATCAGTCAGCAGATTATGGAGCAGCATAATGGCGACATTAAAGCCGTATCGACTGTAGGCGTTGGCACAACCTTTACCTTAACGCTACCCATTAATAATGATCTGACAGAAAAAAGCCTAGCGGCATAATCGCTAGGTTCTGTTGTTATTTTAATTGCTATTTTAATGATTATATAAAACTATATCACTGTTATTCATCATAAGGATATCATCATGAATGAATTAGAAAATGACACCAGTAATAACATCAGTACCGCTGAGTTAGGGGTTGAAGCGAAACCGAAGCTGGCTTTTATTGACGATGAACAACGTATTTTACGTTCGATGAAACTGTTGTTTCGTAAAACGCATGACGTTTTTATTACCACTGACCCGACTGAATACATCGACTATATCAAAAACAACCATGTACACGTTGCAGTCAGTGACCAACGTATGCCTGAGCGGGTTGGCGTTGATATCTTGCGCGAAGTAAAAGACGTATCACCTTCTACCATGCGTATATTATTAACCGGCTATGCTGATTTAAACGCGATTATTGGCTCTATTAATGATGGTGAAATTTACCGTTATTTAACCAAGCCATGTAAATCTGAAGAACTGCTCGCTGTCGTCGGACGCGCCACTGAAATCGCTTTGACTTATAACCCAGACGAAAACGCTGAGCAATTTGACAGCTCAGGCAACAAGCAAACGCTATTGGTCATTGATGAGACCAATGAGTTGATCGAGCAAATACGTAAGCAATTCTCTAATAACTATAAAGTGCTGCACGCCCAAGGTTTAGAGGAAGCTTACGATTATTTAGCGAACGAAGATATCGGTGTTTGTATTACCGACATCAATGTCAGTGGCGAAAATATCGCGCCGATTATCTTTACCCTAAAGCAAGATGCGCCGCATCTGGTGGTCTTGGTACAGACCGAATTTCAAGATGCTGGCTTGCTGATTGATTTGATTAATAAAGGTCAGGTTTATCGCTGCTTACCAAAACCAATGCGCGCAAGCCTCCTTGAAATTAGTGTCAATCGTGCATTCCAGCACCATGCAAAACTAAAAGCCAGCCCTGAATTGGTCAAACGTTATGAAGTCGAGCACGATCCTGAAAACGATGTGCGCATTGACTTGAGCAGTCGTGTACGTAGTCTGATCGGTAAATTGCGTAAGCGTTTTTCTTTATAAGCGCAAAAAAATAAGTAAGCGCAAGAAACGAGTGTCTCAATAAATAAAACCTCTATTTCAGCTTGAAGTAGAGGTTTTTGCTTTGCGCTTTTTGACATGTTTTTTGACTAAATGCAGCAACGTGCTACATTAAGCCGATAATAAACAAAACCTATTTACGATAACAACGAGATAAGGAATCATCATGCAAGCGGTTTTTTTAGATAAAGGCACTTTTTCTGATAACGTCGATTTGCCAGCACCCGCTGGCGTTACTGATTACATTACTTACGATGATACGCCTCAAGCACTGATCATTGAGCGCTGCAAAGACGCCGATATTATTTTTACTAATAAAGTGCAAATCAATGCCGAAGCGATTGCTAATTTGCCAAAGCTAAAACTTATTCAACTGACCGCTACGGGTATGAATAACGTTGACCAAGATGCTTGTGCTGAGCATAATATCGCGCTCTATAACGTCGCCGGTTACGCGGTGAAAAGCGTGCCTGAGCATACCTTTATGCTGATGCTAAATGCCATGCGTGCCGGTCTGCATTATCATAATAAAGTCACCGATGGCACGTGGGCAGATAATGGTAATTTTTGCCTACTTGATATCCCGCTTATAGATTTGGAAAATAAAACGCTGGGTATTATTGGCATTGGTACCATTGGCAAACGTGTCACTGATATTGCGCGTGCTTTTGGCATGACGGTATTGTGGGCGGAGCACCAAGGGCGTATGCCGCGTAATGATGACTATACAGCGTTTGAAGACGTACTGGCGCAGTCCGATGTACTGAGCTTGCATTGCCCGTTAAATGAGAAAACTCAGCACCTTATTAATGCAGACACCTTGGCCAAAATGACTAAAAAACCTCTACTTGTCAACGTCGCTCGTGGTGGTATTGTGGATAGCCAAGCGCTTGCTGATGCCATTAACAATGAGCAGATTTTAGGGTATGGCAGCGACGTTTTTGAGCAAGAACCCATAGCTGCCAATGATCCTTTACTGGCTCTTGGTGAGCATCCACGCGTGATATTTAGTCCGCACAATGCGTGGGGCAGCAAAAGCGCGCAAGAAACCTTATGGCAAATGCTTAGTAAACAAGTCAGTGATTTTATCAATCAAGCTCAGTAATATTAATAATTAGCAAATTCTAACGATTAAACTGTAGCCACTCATCTTTGATTTTACGGTATTTGAGCATGATGCGATCGGTGACATAGTTGTTGTTCACCCGCCAAGGATAGCGATCACCTTGTTTTGGCAGCTCATCCTTGGCACGGCTGACATACCCTGCTGATAGTGCCCCAAGTACCGTATCTGCCTGCGTTTTCACTTTTTCGTGCTCAGTCTCAGCCTGCGCACATACTGTTTTGTATCCTTCTTTATTCATATAACTCAGTAAACGCAGCACATACTGACAGGCCAAATCAATCTTCAATGTCCAAGACGCGTTGGTATAGCCAAACATGATTGCCATATTTGGTACACCCTCAAGCATCACTGCTTTGTAGGTCATTCGTGCGCCTACATCGATCGACTCCCCATCGACATATAAAGCTGCACCGCCTAGCATCTGTAATTTTAGACCCGTCGCAGTAACGATGATATCTGCGTCCAAATGCTTGCCTGATGCTAATGCAATACCCGTTGAGGTAAACTGGCTTATGCTATCGGTTACCACTTCAGCGCACTTGCTATGCAAAGCTTGAAACAAATCGCTATCAGGTACCGCACACAAACGCTCTTCCCAAGGATTATAAGCCGGCTTAAAATGGGCAACATCCACGCCACTACCTTTAAGCTCTTTTCTAACTTTATGGTTTAATAGCGCTTTCATCATCTTTGGCGCATAAATCGCCACCCGATAAACACCTTGTTGAAACATCACATTGCGCGTACGCAACAAGGTGTACGCCTGTGCTTTTGATAAAGGTGAGAATTTACCTGATAGCCAGTCAAGCGCATTATCATCGCCTGGTACGCTTGCAACATACGTCGGTGAGCGTTGCAGCATGGTGACATGACGGGCACATTGTTTACTACTTTCATCGACCAATGCCGGTATCAGTGTCATCGCCGTCGCGCCACTACCAATGACGACGACCTTTTTATCGTCGTATTGTGTTTCTTGCCAATGCTGCGGGTGGACTATTTCACCTTTGAAATTTTCTTCATTTTTAAAATGTGGTCTATAACCAGTTTCATAGTCATAATAACCGGTCGCTCCAACGACAAAGTTTGCCGTTAAGCTCAATACTTCACTGGTAGCATGATTTTTAATCATCGCCGTCCATTGCTGACTGTCGCTTGACCATGATAACTGCTGTACTTCATGCTGATAGCGAATATGCTCTACCACTTTAAACTCGCGTGCTGTATCAGCAATATAGCTTTTAATGTCTGCACCTTTTGCAAGCATCTTATGATCCAACCACGGACGGAAATTATAGCCAAAAGTCAGCGCATCCGAGTCAGAACGAATACCAGGATAGGTAAACAAATCCCATGTACCGCCCAAATCCTCACGTTTTTCTACGATTAAAAATCGTTGGCTATTAAGTTTGAGGCGTTTTTTCTGCTTAACGCTTTTACTATCAAAAAGACTTCGATGACTTTTTTGCGAGCTCTGCTGCTGCAAATGGCAAGCCATGCTGATGCCTGCGATACCCGCACCAATAATCAGTACCTCATAATCTGCAGGAGCATCTGATGAATAAGGTTTAGCTTTAAAGCGCTTCTTAAGCGCCTGCTTGGCAGTAGTCATATTAAGCATAATACAATCCTTGTTTTTGCAAGTTGGCTGACCTATTAGAGCGCAGGATGCCTTACTAATTTTCCATAGCAGCTTTACCTAGCAACTTTATCTAGTAATTTGCAACAATACTAGATTTTAGTTTATTTTAAAAATACTAAAAAGGCGTTGGACTTTCCCAGTCCATCCACGCTCCAAGCGTTGGATGTTTTAGGCGCAGTTGCTGTGCATGTAGATTTAGTCTTGGCGCAATATCCAATGCAATACCTTCTGCATAAATCGGGTCACCAATCATCACATGTCCGATATGTACCATATGGACGCGCAGCTGATGACTACGACCAGTGACTGGTTTTAATAGGACGCGAGTTACTATTTGACCATCACATTCTTCATGCGCCAATATTTCATATAAAGTCAGCGCATGTTTTGACCAGTTAGGATCGACGATATGACGCGGTTTGGTTGCAGGCTCATAGCGTACTGGTACCGATATCTTGCCAGTAGCGCCAACGCTGTCCCATTGACCAAACACTCGTGCTTGATAATTTTTTTGCGGTAGTCGGTCGATGAACTGCTTACTAATATTGGTTTGTGCCGCTGCATTTTTGGCGAAAATAAGCAGGCCAGAGGTATCCATATCGAGGCGATGAATCAGTTTGACGGCAGGATTGGCACGTTCAAGGCGAGCTAGCAAGCTTACTTTTAAGCTCTTACCGTCGACACTCAATAGTCCTGCTGGCTTATCGACTACCCAGATATCTTCATCTTCATAGACGGTAACTTTTTTTGCAAATGTTTGAAAAAAATCAGGCGAACGGGTTTTTTCTTCAGCATTAAGGGCATCGATTTTTTCATCTGTAAAGGGCATAAATGTGGGCTACTTATATGAATGGACTTATATTAATCAGTTCGGATATAAAAATCAGAATCCGTTATAGAATCAAAATGCAAATAATCTTAATGAGCAGTTAAAAGCAAAAATCAATACAGTAGGTAACAGATAAAAGCCAACCCTGTATCCTTATGTGTCGATTTATTGTGCTAATCGTAATTGTTAAACAATTTAACCAGTCTACGTCTGTCAACTTTAGGCAAACATGTTAATATAATGGCAGATTTATACACATTCTTAACATTCGTTAGCTGGTCATCATTTTGGTATGACATTTATTGTTTTATCGATAAATGGTGATACATATAATAAAACAAGAGAGAAAAATTATGTCAGACCTTATTGTTAATACCACTGATGCCAACTTTGACCAAGACGTCTTACAATCTGACGTGCCAGTATTAGTTGATTTTTGGGCAACATGGTGTGGTCCTTGTAAAGCAATCGCACCTATTTTAGAAGATTTAGCGACTGAGTACCAAGGTAAAGTTAAAATCGTTAAAGTTGACGTTGATAACAACCCACAAGCGGCAAGCCGTTTTGGTATCCGCAACATTCCTACCCTATTCGTATTTAAAGGTGGCGAAAAAGTGGATTCAGTCATGGGCTTACAGCCAAAAGCTGAATTGGCAAAAGTATTAGATAAGCATCTATAAATTAACGCATGCTTGCTTTGGTCATTCTTAGTAAAAGCGCTGAAAGCATCGTAAACATCAAAGCCATTATCTGATACAGATAGTGGCTTTTTTGTTGATTTTATGAGCAAAAAGCTAGATTACTTTACTTTTTTGGCAAAAATTATTGACAATACTATCTTTAAGCCCGTATAGTCTGCTGATAAGAGAACACTAATGGCTCTCCTAAATATCTT
The window above is part of the Psychrobacter cryohalolentis K5 genome. Proteins encoded here:
- a CDS encoding response regulator, translating into MNELENDTSNNISTAELGVEAKPKLAFIDDEQRILRSMKLLFRKTHDVFITTDPTEYIDYIKNNHVHVAVSDQRMPERVGVDILREVKDVSPSTMRILLTGYADLNAIIGSINDGEIYRYLTKPCKSEELLAVVGRATEIALTYNPDENAEQFDSSGNKQTLLVIDETNELIEQIRKQFSNNYKVLHAQGLEEAYDYLANEDIGVCITDINVSGENIAPIIFTLKQDAPHLVVLVQTEFQDAGLLIDLINKGQVYRCLPKPMRASLLEISVNRAFQHHAKLKASPELVKRYEVEHDPENDVRIDLSSRVRSLIGKLRKRFSL
- a CDS encoding D-2-hydroxyacid dehydrogenase, coding for MQAVFLDKGTFSDNVDLPAPAGVTDYITYDDTPQALIIERCKDADIIFTNKVQINAEAIANLPKLKLIQLTATGMNNVDQDACAEHNIALYNVAGYAVKSVPEHTFMLMLNAMRAGLHYHNKVTDGTWADNGNFCLLDIPLIDLENKTLGIIGIGTIGKRVTDIARAFGMTVLWAEHQGRMPRNDDYTAFEDVLAQSDVLSLHCPLNEKTQHLINADTLAKMTKKPLLVNVARGGIVDSQALADAINNEQILGYGSDVFEQEPIAANDPLLALGEHPRVIFSPHNAWGSKSAQETLWQMLSKQVSDFINQAQ
- a CDS encoding flavin-containing monooxygenase; this encodes MLNMTTAKQALKKRFKAKPYSSDAPADYEVLIIGAGIAGISMACHLQQQSSQKSHRSLFDSKSVKQKKRLKLNSQRFLIVEKREDLGGTWDLFTYPGIRSDSDALTFGYNFRPWLDHKMLAKGADIKSYIADTAREFKVVEHIRYQHEVQQLSWSSDSQQWTAMIKNHATSEVLSLTANFVVGATGYYDYETGYRPHFKNEENFKGEIVHPQHWQETQYDDKKVVVIGSGATAMTLIPALVDESSKQCARHVTMLQRSPTYVASVPGDDNALDWLSGKFSPLSKAQAYTLLRTRNVMFQQGVYRVAIYAPKMMKALLNHKVRKELKGSGVDVAHFKPAYNPWEERLCAVPDSDLFQALHSKCAEVVTDSISQFTSTGIALASGKHLDADIIVTATGLKLQMLGGAALYVDGESIDVGARMTYKAVMLEGVPNMAIMFGYTNASWTLKIDLACQYVLRLLSYMNKEGYKTVCAQAETEHEKVKTQADTVLGALSAGYVSRAKDELPKQGDRYPWRVNNNYVTDRIMLKYRKIKDEWLQFNR
- a CDS encoding RluA family pseudouridine synthase, whose product is MPFTDEKIDALNAEEKTRSPDFFQTFAKKVTVYEDEDIWVVDKPAGLLSVDGKSLKVSLLARLERANPAVKLIHRLDMDTSGLLIFAKNAAAQTNISKQFIDRLPQKNYQARVFGQWDSVGATGKISVPVRYEPATKPRHIVDPNWSKHALTLYEILAHEECDGQIVTRVLLKPVTGRSHQLRVHMVHIGHVMIGDPIYAEGIALDIAPRLNLHAQQLRLKHPTLGAWMDWESPTPF
- the trxA gene encoding thioredoxin, which encodes MSDLIVNTTDANFDQDVLQSDVPVLVDFWATWCGPCKAIAPILEDLATEYQGKVKIVKVDVDNNPQAASRFGIRNIPTLFVFKGGEKVDSVMGLQPKAELAKVLDKHL